The Musa acuminata AAA Group cultivar baxijiao unplaced genomic scaffold, Cavendish_Baxijiao_AAA HiC_scaffold_486, whole genome shotgun sequence nucleotide sequence tctcaaatggtaattttaaatgtaattactatttatcattttcataaaaatatatgaagaatgatatttttttcactttattttaatacaataaatatgaaatatatatagtttcatggTCAGAGTTTATGAATATGGTAATCGGTCCTTAAAGAAGAAAGTTGTGTCGATAGAAGACGCAGAGGATGACAagaacatgtgtatatatatacatacaagcacGGTGGTGGGACGCGGAAACTTAAATAAGAAAGCCGTAAGGGAGGTGCCGCGGGCGAGCGAACCACCACCGCTTACTTAGCATATAAatcaatatatacacatattgattttaaaaaaagaaacttctcatttttcagatttttaatagcgcttaattttttgcttaatccttgaaatatccaattatctaccctttttttttttttctttttttcctttttctgtggACTAGTTGGATGAATCGATCcaattatagtattttcagtAATACTAAGAAACAATCGTCAatgcaataaaaaatatagttataatattttatattatgaaaaatactataacataaaataaaaatactgtaaaaaataatattttcaaaataattatatttataaatatattatattatattattttttgggtattactaaaatactataacatcgtattaaaaatattgtaatcggtattaggttaaaaaaaaaattgatgtcggAAAATTTCTGAAAACGTGAGACTCTtttatggagaaaaaaaaaaaagagagaattccCTCACATTCATATGCATTAAATTGCTGTTCGAGGGGCAAATGACAATCGACTTACAGAGATTGACCGAgtcaataaatatgaaaattgttgTGTTTATATATAATACCACCAAATTAATGCAACAGGGAATTTGCATCGCATTCATCCTCACTAAAAATTGGTGGATTGAGGCGTTGACTTGCCAACTGCCTGAGTCATTTCGATCCTCGCCACAGCTTCCGATCGAAGTCAACGACGTGCTCGTCTTCCCCACATGGATTTCATCGGTAATCCCCCAGAAAAAAAGCTCTATCATGTTAATATACTATGCTCGAGAAAATGTCGGTGTTCATCACGTTAATTCCATCGGGAATTAAGCTGCATTATATTATGCTTCctcccgatatatatatatatatctcataagaAATGGAATAATCATGCATCGAAAAGAACACCCAAACAAGCGACAAGTATAACGATGGCATGCGGTTACGTGATGGCAACCACTTAAGCAATGCAAGCACGCAAAGGAAAGATAGAAGTGACCTCTCACACACAAATGTATGATTTATTACAACCATTTTTTGTCCTTTTAAGTTTTGATTGTTATTATAGCATTGTTATGTATGCTCATATATTGCTAATTAGATCTTCGATTTAGTCAATTAAACTTAATTAATTATACTTTAACGCtcaattaaagttatttttcttgagacatgtgtatttatttatctatttattttcggtACCAAATGGAGACCTAAGCATATCCATTCATACATTTTAACTTCTACTCAAAACCCACCGCCTACCCCCCACCATTAATCCGTTGTTTCCTCCCTCGACGTTTCTTCCCCGTTGCCAGCGATCGAAACCAGTGCTCggcgtctcctctctctctctctctctgtctctcggtgAAGGATCTCTTCATCTGCCCTCTTTTCTTTTTGGAGTTCGAGATTGCTTCCGTTGATCGACGTGGTAAACGTTTGTGGGGGGGAGGGGGTATCGGATGTCGATTGCAGGGGGTGAATTTGGTCGCGGTGGGGATCGACGGCTGATTCGAGTGTGAGGAAATCGGGCATGGGTTTCTTTCCAGGCTGATTGGATCGGCCTTCTTGTTTCGGTGGTTTCGGTGGGATCTTCCCTCACTTTGATCTTTGTTTGGGGGGCGAATATTTCGGAGGGAAGATGGGGTATTTGAACTCCATCAGTGGGCTTCAAGCAGACGGTGCTCCGGTCAGCGGGGGAGGACTCAGGTCTCGTTCGTTTATTCCTTGTGAAGTCGTATTAAGGCTTACGATATTCTTTTCTAGATTTGTttatgtttcgtatctcgtgcGATTTTCGAGCTGATCTTATGCTAGCATTCGCTTCATATATTTTGAGTTCTAATTCGAAGACAAACTAGCTAGTTATTggaagagatttatttatttatttattttttatgtataaacAGTCGTTTATTCCTTAATAATTCAATATAAGTTAGATCCTTAATAATTGACAAACAAGTTATGAGATGGTTCGTCAGATATGGATGTGTGAACTTACATGGGAAACATGGTTCTTTTACGCTGAATAAACTCATAGAACTGCTTCCTATCTGTTAATTGTGGTTCTTGAATCTGCAGTTGAATATGTTGCCTAAAGTAGGCTGTAAAGAAACATCCTACTCTTGCGTGTCAATCTAACATTAAAACTCATGCTTATTTCTTTCAAGACAGTCAAGATGGGAAGTTTGGTTATGGGTATGCAAGCTGTCCGGGGAAAAGATCTTCGATGGAAGACTTCTATGAGACGCGAATTGACAGCGTTGATGGAGAAATTGTTGGCTTGTTTGGGGTCTTTGATGGTAAAATTTCTGCAGTATTTTGTTGTCTTTGTTATGTTTAGaatgtcttatctttttttttttttgtatttgcaaATTTTTGGTAAAACTGACATAGAAAACCCATTCATTAACTTGCTTCTTTCAATCCTTTTCTAGGGTAAATTTCTCTCGTGGAGAGTTGCTTATACATTCAATATCCTAACGTTAGACTTTGATGCTTTGATGAGTGGTTATGTAGGTCATGGCGGTGCCCAAGTAGCAGAGTATGTTAAACAAAACCTCTTCAGCAACTTACTCAGGCATCCAAAGTTCATTACCGATACAAAATCAGCTATAGGTGGTGCTGATTTGCATTTTGTACTATGAAAGAGCTTTTAGAGAACAATAATATTTGGCTTATGAAATTCATCTGTGCTGTTACCTTCAGCTGATGCATACAACCACACGGACGCAGAATTTTTGAAATCTGAGAACAGCCAGAACCGAGAGGCGGGTTCAACTGCATCAACAGCTGTCCTTGTTGGTGATCGTTTGCTCGTTGCAAATGTTGGGGACTCTAGAGCTGTCATATGTAGAGGAGGAGATGGTAGGCCCCTCATCCTTAAATCAGTTCTCTTATCATCAATTATGTGTAACGGATTTCTGTACTTAATCTAGAACTAAACCGGCTCAATTTAGATGGAGTTTACtgcatttttttttactaactgtATTCTGACAACCCAACCTATTTAAGAGCAATATTTAGAATGTGACACCAGTGACATCTAGGTTCTTAGGATATATGTAGGTTCTAGACCAACAAAGTTTTTTGGCCTTCTCTTGATCCTGCCAAATGCTATAGTAGCTCTGTGTGTCTCTGGTGTACTGAACACATTGAAACAAATAATCATATAGTTTCAGATTCTTCAAAAATATAGTAATATAAAAAAGTATAGacaggaaggagaaagagaacataTTCCTGTTTGGATTCACAGAATTTAAGCCTGAAATTGGAGAATTGAACCTGCGAAAAAATCTTCAGAAATGGCTGAAACTGCACACTTATGGTGATAAATGAGGATTTAAATTGTTGATGATGGATGAGGTGCTAAAGTTCATTACGCTCTCGTATTGCATGTACTCTTTTTGAAATGAGATTTGAAGATTAATAGTTTACTagcaagttaaacaggattggaaacttaatattaagttatCCAATTTTTACACAGCATTATTTAAAGAATAATAATCACTTTTTTATGCTACTTCTATAAGCCATTGCACTTAATGTCTTTATGACTTATCGATGCTACAGTGGTTTCATAGCTACATACTTTTGGTGAAATTGTATACTAATAGTTTAGTCATGTTATCTTGTCTTTAATGTATGATCTAAGAACTATTTTTTGTTCATCGCTTGAGTGTTGTTCCTTGATGAAACTTTCCATTTAGCGCTGTACATAGTAGGTTTTGGTACCACTTTAGATGTATGACATGTCTTGGAATCTACAAATGGGATTTTTATTGGTGTGATTTATTATTCTACGGTCTTTTATCCTCCAGTCCACATTTTGTTGGTTATATTTCTTGCATTCTGGAATTGACCCTTGTCAAAACCATCTAATCGTAGACTTCGACGATCGGGAGTTTAACTATTCACGCCAATGACAAAACAGGATGACAATGGAAGTTGATGTTTCCTTAATCCTGAAGCTTGTCATAAGCATATTTCTCCATTATTTGTTTTGTTCAgtgttaaagaatatattttttatatggaactttaggtagatattattgtgtctccattattttttcttgccaaatttacatattttttatcaaaaatcatccctcatgtatgtagagcttggtatttaacattttacatatTTCCATAATCATTATCCGTGATCTACCATTTGCTTTTGTTTGGATGTTTGCTTGCCCATTTGTTCATCTCATGGTTCAATTACTATATGTGGTCATCTTTAGTTTGAGATTATTGCCTTCTAACTAGATTCAAATTTCTGATTGATTTATGAATGGCAATAAACAGTACTGTGTGGTGCTGTTGACATACTTGTTGTCATTGAAtcctgttgtttatgtttgttcttATGCCCGTTGAGGTTGTTCTGTATTCTTTATAAGATATCCATGCAATCTCTTCTCATTTCAATTGATTGGGTCGAAAAATCAATCTAGAATTTGTTGCATCACTCGATCCAGTTATCTTGAAAATTGTAACTAATAAAGActttttatttagcatattaaaagctgcttgtggttctaattttcgttgttttttttttcccacttTTTCTTTGTTAAATCGAGTTTGGCATCTCAACTTGTGCTCAATTAATACAAAAGTTTATGTATTCTATGAACCTCTTGATACAAACATCTGATTCTTGGTTTTTCAGTGGCATCAGTTGCAACAAGTCCTTTTCTGAGGCAAACAGTTGTGCCAATTTCTTGTAGAGCACCCATTTTACTTGCAAGTTCTGTTTCTTGGTTCTTACAATATATTGCAAAAGCAATTTTCTGATCATGATAGAGTAGTTGACCAAACGAACTTCTGGGTGCTTcataatttagagaaaaaagtcTTTTGTTCCCCATATGGTAAGTTTTGCTTCTAGTTTGTGCAGTAGATTGCAACGGCAATTCTTCTGATTGCTTGGTAATTTAGAGAAAGAAACCTTTTGTCCCTCGTGCATCATGGTCAAAAGCCAGTTCTTGGTACTTTGAACAACAGAGACCTG carries:
- the LOC135660480 gene encoding probable protein phosphatase 2C 59 isoform X2; the encoded protein is MGYLNSISGLQADGAPVSGGGLSQDGKFGYGYASCPGKRSSMEDFYETRIDSVDGEIVGLFGVFDGHGGAQVAEYVKQNLFSNLLRHPKFITDTKSAIADAYNHTDAEFLKSENSQNREAGSTASTAVLVGDRLLVANVGDSRAVICRGGDAIAVSRDHKPDQTDERAKD
- the LOC135660480 gene encoding probable protein phosphatase 2C 59 isoform X1, whose product is MGYLNSISGLQADGAPVSGGGLSQDGKFGYGYASCPGKRSSMEDFYETRIDSVDGEIVGLFGVFDGHGGAQVAEYVKQNLFSNLLRHPKFITDTKSAIADAYNHTDAEFLKSENSQNREAGSTASTAVLVGDRLLVANVGDSRAVICRGGDGRPLILKSVLLSSIMCNGFLYLI